A genomic segment from Syntrophales bacterium encodes:
- the ilvN gene encoding acetolactate synthase small subunit — protein sequence MTIEERTLSMLVNNRPGVLSRIAAVFSSRGYNINTLCVAETIDPDVSRITLTSSADSDFTDKIKKQLYKLVDVIEVSDFSGPAFLHRELMIFGVKVAPETRIEIMRAIERFGCRIATMSQNYYILESTGSRAENEAVLAYFDPFGVEEMNRTGSVALKKTAGTDVSLQAS from the coding sequence ATGACCATTGAAGAACGAACCCTCTCCATGCTGGTGAACAACCGTCCGGGCGTCCTGTCCCGGATCGCCGCCGTCTTCAGCAGCCGCGGGTACAACATCAACACCCTCTGCGTTGCGGAGACGATCGATCCGGACGTTTCGCGAATCACCCTGACAAGCTCAGCCGACAGTGATTTCACGGACAAAATCAAGAAGCAGCTTTATAAACTGGTCGATGTAATCGAGGTTTCGGATTTTTCCGGTCCGGCGTTTCTGCACCGGGAATTGATGATTTTCGGTGTGAAGGTTGCTCCTGAGACCCGGATCGAGATCATGCGGGCGATTGAACGTTTCGGCTGCCGCATCGCTACCATGAGCCAGAACTATTATATCCTTGAGTCGACAGGCTCCAGGGCTGAAAATGAAGCGGTGCTTGCCTATTTCGATCCGTTCGGCGTGGAGGAGATGAACCGGACAGGCTCCGTGGCGCTCAAGAAAACCGCCGGGACAGATGTATCCCTGCAGGCATCCTGA
- the ilvB gene encoding biosynthetic-type acetolactate synthase large subunit, whose translation MSTIGADIVIQILRERGVDVIFGFPGANSLPLNDRLMESPIRHYLVRHEQAAAHAADGYARATGKVGVCLSTSGPGATNMVTGIATAYMDSSPLVALTAQVNTSLLGRDAFQETDIISMTIPVTKHSFQVKDVHSLASNLREAFDIATSGRPGPVLVDLPRDILAAKCDPAGPADEPRRNGIKNGTDGREAIERIARALNQSERPVIIIGGGVKLANACDLMGDLITRTQIPFVTTMMGVGSVNAANGLNLGFIGSHGFELANSIVHQSDFILAVGTRFTDRSTSRIDEFAPLAMVAHIDIDPTSISKNVKADLHYSGDALDALQALTPMIEPKDRLEWMNRIHEERSTMDEKTPDRGCGPAGEFIRRVQEALPDGTMAVADVGLNQIWTVRSWRTRTPRCLLTSGGMGTMGFSVPAAIGAKIGAADRSVIAITGDGGFYMNMQELATIRYYNLPVKIVVFNNGHLGMIRQIQNLFFDGRYNSIELGGGTDFVAAARAFGIPASRVRIDNAPDEGIDALAKTDGPYLLEAVVDCENYVFPIIPPGRSNVEMIFGQAD comes from the coding sequence ATGAGCACCATCGGCGCGGACATCGTCATCCAGATCCTTCGGGAGAGGGGGGTGGATGTTATCTTCGGCTTCCCCGGCGCCAATTCCCTCCCGTTGAACGACCGCCTTATGGAAAGCCCCATCCGGCATTACCTGGTCCGCCATGAACAGGCAGCGGCCCATGCCGCCGACGGATATGCAAGGGCAACCGGAAAAGTGGGAGTCTGCCTGTCCACGTCCGGCCCCGGGGCAACAAACATGGTCACGGGGATCGCCACGGCCTACATGGATTCATCCCCCCTGGTCGCCCTGACGGCCCAGGTCAACACGAGCCTTCTCGGCCGCGACGCCTTCCAGGAGACGGATATCATCAGCATGACCATCCCCGTCACCAAGCACAGCTTCCAGGTGAAAGACGTTCACAGCCTCGCTTCCAATCTTCGCGAGGCATTTGACATTGCAACCTCGGGACGGCCCGGTCCCGTCCTGGTCGATCTTCCCCGGGATATCCTTGCGGCGAAATGCGATCCAGCGGGACCGGCGGATGAGCCCCGCCGGAACGGAATCAAGAACGGCACCGACGGCAGGGAGGCCATCGAGAGGATCGCCCGGGCGCTCAACCAGAGCGAGCGCCCCGTGATTATCATCGGCGGCGGGGTCAAGCTGGCCAATGCCTGCGACCTCATGGGAGATTTGATCACCAGAACACAGATCCCCTTTGTCACGACCATGATGGGAGTGGGATCGGTGAACGCCGCTAACGGACTGAATCTCGGTTTTATCGGCTCGCACGGGTTTGAACTGGCAAACAGCATCGTCCACCAGTCCGACTTCATCCTCGCCGTGGGAACCCGCTTCACCGACCGGAGCACGTCCCGGATTGACGAGTTCGCCCCGCTGGCAATGGTTGCACACATCGATATCGACCCCACCTCCATCAGCAAGAACGTCAAGGCGGACCTGCATTACTCGGGGGATGCCCTCGATGCCCTTCAGGCCCTGACCCCGATGATTGAACCAAAGGATCGTCTGGAATGGATGAACCGGATTCATGAAGAGCGGAGTACGATGGATGAAAAGACTCCCGATCGGGGCTGCGGTCCCGCGGGGGAGTTTATACGCAGGGTTCAGGAGGCCCTCCCGGATGGAACCATGGCGGTGGCCGACGTTGGACTCAATCAGATCTGGACGGTCCGCTCCTGGCGAACCCGGACCCCCCGCTGCCTGTTGACGAGCGGTGGAATGGGCACCATGGGATTCAGCGTCCCCGCCGCCATCGGGGCAAAGATCGGGGCTGCCGACCGCAGCGTCATCGCCATCACGGGAGACGGCGGATTCTACATGAACATGCAAGAACTGGCCACCATCCGGTATTACAACCTTCCGGTCAAGATCGTTGTCTTCAACAATGGCCACCTGGGGATGATCCGCCAGATCCAGAACCTTTTCTTTGACGGCCGATACAACAGCATCGAATTGGGCGGAGGAACGGATTTCGTAGCCGCTGCCCGCGCCTTCGGCATTCCCGCCAGCCGGGTCCGCATCGACAATGCCCCGGACGAAGGCATTGATGCTCTGGCGAAAACCGATGGCCCTTACCTCCTGGAAGCCGTCGTGGACTGTGAAAACTACGTGTTCCCCATCATCCCGCCGGGTCGCTCCAATGTGGAGATGATCTTCGGCCAGGCGGACTGA
- a CDS encoding PBP1A family penicillin-binding protein produces the protein MAGNHAQKKHKAGNPSGIATLLIALTLTVVALLVIGSTLLYYILLKELPSIATLKDYRPSIATRVYSDNDELIDEFFLEDRKVVRIQDLPPMVVQAFVAAEDARFYQHRGFDLQSISRAFFKNIEAGRVVQGGSTITQQVAKSLFLTPERSYIRKIKEAVLAFKIDRYLTKDEILHLYLNHIYLGHGTYGVEAAAEAYFGKSARNLTLPEAAMLAGLPKAPSNYSPYNNLERAKQRQAYTLDRMVESGYITEEQKNAALAVKLNLRSVRPKDKIAPYFVENIRRYVQEKYGSDVLYKEGLEIYTTLNIPMQTAARDAVERGLQEMEKREKYTVGTVQGALYCMEARTGAIKAMVGGRDFKKSEFNRATQSRRQPGSSFKPIIYTAAFDKEMTPSTRIDDSPLQFPDPSKPDGYWRPRNFDGKFNGPTTLRSALVHSRNVVTVKILQSIGVDYAVSYAANMGIASPLPRNLSLALGSANVTLEEMVRAFGVLANQGKRVTPFMIRRIVDRTGQVFEETQVREEQVIDPRIAFLSTYVMQGVIQSGTGTRVKGIGRPAAGKTGTTNDMRDAWFIGYTPSLVTGVWVGFDQERALGRQEVGGRAAAPIWLYYMEKAVQGVPIEPFPVPRGIVFVKVDPHSGQPVRYSEGALYEAFLEGATPEGSSVVDSGQVPKKLPEDDEDASF, from the coding sequence ATGGCCGGAAATCACGCGCAGAAAAAGCATAAAGCAGGGAACCCCTCGGGAATCGCGACGCTTTTGATCGCGTTGACGCTCACCGTGGTCGCCCTCCTGGTGATCGGGAGTACTCTGCTTTATTATATTCTCCTGAAGGAGCTGCCGAGCATCGCCACCCTGAAGGACTACCGGCCCAGCATCGCCACGCGGGTCTACTCCGATAATGACGAGCTGATCGACGAATTCTTCCTGGAGGACCGGAAGGTCGTCCGCATTCAGGACCTGCCCCCGATGGTCGTCCAGGCATTTGTGGCCGCGGAGGACGCGCGGTTCTACCAGCACCGCGGCTTCGATCTGCAGAGCATATCCAGGGCGTTTTTCAAGAACATCGAGGCGGGACGGGTCGTCCAGGGAGGGAGCACCATCACGCAGCAGGTGGCCAAATCCCTGTTTCTGACACCCGAGAGGAGCTACATCCGGAAGATCAAGGAAGCCGTCCTCGCCTTCAAGATCGACCGCTATCTCACCAAAGACGAGATCCTCCACCTCTACCTGAATCACATATACCTGGGACACGGAACCTACGGCGTGGAGGCGGCCGCGGAGGCCTATTTCGGCAAAAGCGCCCGGAACCTCACTCTGCCGGAAGCGGCCATGCTGGCCGGGCTTCCGAAGGCACCCAGCAATTATTCGCCTTACAACAATCTGGAGCGCGCGAAGCAGCGGCAGGCCTATACCCTGGACCGGATGGTCGAAAGCGGATACATCACCGAGGAGCAGAAAAACGCGGCCCTTGCGGTAAAGCTGAATCTCCGGTCCGTGCGGCCCAAGGACAAGATCGCCCCCTATTTCGTGGAAAACATCCGGCGGTATGTCCAGGAAAAATACGGAAGCGACGTGTTGTATAAGGAGGGGCTCGAAATTTACACGACGCTGAACATCCCCATGCAGACCGCAGCAAGGGATGCCGTGGAGCGGGGGCTCCAGGAAATGGAAAAGCGGGAAAAATACACCGTCGGGACCGTCCAGGGGGCGCTGTACTGCATGGAAGCACGCACCGGGGCCATCAAAGCCATGGTGGGCGGACGGGATTTCAAGAAAAGTGAGTTCAACCGGGCGACCCAGTCCCGCCGCCAGCCGGGTTCGTCATTCAAGCCCATCATCTACACGGCCGCCTTCGACAAGGAGATGACCCCGTCCACCCGGATCGACGACTCCCCCCTCCAGTTCCCGGATCCCTCCAAGCCCGACGGATACTGGCGCCCCCGTAACTTTGACGGCAAGTTCAACGGCCCAACGACCCTGCGGAGCGCCCTGGTCCATTCGCGGAACGTCGTCACTGTCAAGATCCTCCAGTCCATCGGCGTGGACTATGCCGTATCGTATGCCGCCAATATGGGGATTGCCTCGCCTCTGCCCCGGAACCTCTCCCTCGCCCTGGGCTCGGCCAACGTCACCCTGGAGGAGATGGTCCGGGCCTTCGGAGTCCTGGCAAACCAGGGAAAGCGGGTGACACCCTTCATGATTCGCAGGATCGTTGATCGGACAGGCCAGGTCTTCGAAGAAACCCAGGTCCGGGAGGAGCAGGTCATCGATCCGCGCATCGCCTTTCTATCCACCTACGTCATGCAGGGCGTGATTCAGAGTGGCACGGGAACCCGGGTAAAGGGAATCGGCCGTCCCGCCGCCGGCAAGACGGGAACCACCAACGACATGCGTGACGCGTGGTTTATCGGTTATACGCCCTCCCTGGTGACGGGTGTCTGGGTTGGATTCGACCAGGAACGGGCCCTGGGGAGACAGGAGGTCGGGGGCAGGGCAGCCGCTCCCATCTGGCTGTATTACATGGAAAAGGCCGTCCAGGGAGTTCCCATCGAACCGTTCCCGGTACCCAGGGGAATTGTCTTTGTCAAGGTGGACCCCCATTCGGGACAACCTGTCCGGTATTCCGAAGGAGCCCTTTACGAGGCCTTCCTGGAAGGGGCCACACCGGAGGGATCATCCGTCGTGGACAGCGGCCAGGTCCCCAAAAAACTGCCCGAAGATGACGAGGACGCATCTTTCTGA
- the tatC gene encoding twin-arginine translocase subunit TatC, with amino-acid sequence MNDTTEEKMPLTSHLEELRTRLVRILIVVGLGFVACYVLKDFFFQIITKPLADAMPKYSHMIFTGLPEAFFIYMKIAFFASLFITSPYTLYQVWKFISPGLYKQEKRYVVPFVLSSTLLFAGGVLFGYFIALPPAFAFFLEFSTDFLKPMISFREYLDLSLKFLLAFGLSFEMPVFIFFMTKIGIVNPRMLSRQRRYAILVIFIAAAVLTPSPDALSQILMAIPLLFLYEISIIVSRFAEKKKKGKKEEEEEPTEA; translated from the coding sequence ATGAACGATACCACCGAAGAGAAGATGCCCCTGACGAGTCATCTGGAGGAGCTGAGGACGCGCCTGGTGCGGATCCTTATCGTTGTGGGACTCGGCTTCGTCGCCTGTTATGTTCTCAAGGATTTCTTCTTCCAGATCATCACGAAACCCCTGGCCGACGCGATGCCGAAGTACAGCCACATGATCTTCACGGGGCTACCGGAGGCGTTTTTCATCTACATGAAGATCGCCTTCTTCGCCTCCCTCTTTATCACAAGCCCCTATACCCTGTACCAGGTCTGGAAATTCATCTCCCCGGGGCTTTACAAGCAGGAAAAGCGGTATGTGGTTCCTTTTGTCCTCTCATCGACGCTCCTGTTCGCCGGCGGCGTCCTGTTCGGTTATTTCATCGCGCTGCCGCCGGCCTTTGCATTCTTCCTTGAATTCTCGACGGATTTCCTGAAGCCGATGATCTCCTTCCGGGAGTACCTGGATCTTTCTCTCAAGTTTCTCCTGGCCTTCGGTCTCTCCTTCGAAATGCCCGTGTTCATCTTCTTCATGACCAAGATCGGGATCGTGAATCCCCGGATGCTATCCCGGCAGCGCCGGTACGCCATCCTCGTCATTTTCATCGCCGCCGCCGTGCTCACTCCCTCGCCGGACGCCCTCAGCCAGATCCTGATGGCCATCCCGCTCCTGTTCCTCTACGAGATCAGCATTATCGTGTCCCGCTTCGCAGAGAAGAAAAAGAAGGGGAAAAAAGAAGAGGAAGAGGAGCCCACCGAGGCTTGA
- the tatB gene encoding Sec-independent protein translocase protein TatB, with the protein MFGIGMQELIIIAIIALLVVGPKKLPDLAKSLGKGFSEFKRAAEDVSEGVKNSLQTDDLKKEAEDLKNTVTENEKNADKKEEVPDSTPETASAPPSKPQDSSHS; encoded by the coding sequence ATGTTCGGCATCGGCATGCAGGAACTGATCATCATCGCCATCATCGCCCTCCTGGTCGTCGGCCCCAAGAAGCTGCCCGACCTGGCGAAATCCCTCGGCAAGGGATTCTCGGAGTTCAAGAGAGCCGCCGAGGATGTGTCGGAAGGAGTGAAAAACTCCCTCCAGACCGACGATCTGAAGAAGGAGGCGGAGGATCTGAAGAACACTGTTACGGAAAACGAAAAGAACGCCGACAAGAAGGAAGAAGTACCTGATTCCACTCCTGAAACCGCCTCCGCCCCGCCCTCGAAACCCCAGGATTCGTCGCATTCCTGA
- a CDS encoding histone deacetylase, translated as METSSEVSGDASGRIEGAMARKTGIVRDNRYLRHGCDDFHPENNRRLEAIHALLDLPDMAGKLFPIPARHATRDEILRLHSEAYFRRIAATAGEPCTPLDPDTEASADSFDTALLAVGGVLNAVDAVLDGSLDNAFAFIRPPGHHAERHSSGGFCIFNNIALGAAHALSARGLKRILIVDWDLHHGNGTQDLFYGDRRVIYFSTHQYPAYPGSGSLDEIGRGEAKGYTINIPLAAGSGNPHFVKVYRQILQPVVHVFRPELILVSAGFDTCDGDPLGDLRVTPDGFACLTRLLMNMADELCGGRVVLVLEGGYDLRNLARSVRAVLRELTDETRAGEDELDRLEADAVMWRGSVLNKAMERLAPYWPVF; from the coding sequence ATGGAAACGTCGTCGGAGGTCTCCGGCGATGCCTCGGGCCGAATCGAGGGAGCCATGGCCAGAAAAACAGGGATCGTCAGGGACAATCGATACTTGCGTCATGGGTGCGACGATTTTCACCCGGAGAACAATCGACGCCTCGAGGCCATCCATGCCCTCCTTGACTTGCCGGACATGGCCGGAAAGCTCTTTCCCATCCCCGCCAGGCATGCCACCCGGGACGAGATCCTGCGGCTCCACTCGGAGGCGTATTTCCGGAGGATCGCCGCGACGGCGGGAGAGCCCTGCACTCCCCTGGATCCAGACACGGAGGCCTCGGCGGATTCCTTTGACACGGCCCTCCTGGCCGTGGGCGGCGTTCTCAACGCCGTGGACGCCGTTCTGGACGGTTCCCTGGACAACGCCTTCGCCTTCATCCGGCCTCCGGGACATCACGCGGAGAGGCACTCCTCCGGCGGCTTCTGCATCTTCAACAACATCGCCCTCGGCGCTGCCCATGCCCTTTCGGCCCGCGGACTCAAGCGGATCCTGATCGTCGACTGGGACCTTCACCACGGGAACGGGACCCAGGATCTGTTCTATGGAGACCGGAGGGTGATCTATTTTTCCACCCACCAGTATCCGGCGTACCCGGGCTCCGGGTCTCTCGACGAGATCGGCCGGGGAGAGGCGAAGGGCTACACCATCAACATCCCCCTTGCCGCCGGATCGGGGAATCCCCACTTCGTGAAGGTCTACCGGCAGATCCTGCAGCCTGTCGTCCATGTCTTCCGGCCGGAGTTGATCCTGGTATCCGCCGGTTTCGATACGTGCGACGGGGATCCCCTGGGGGATTTGCGGGTGACGCCGGACGGCTTCGCCTGCCTGACGAGGCTCCTTATGAACATGGCCGATGAACTCTGTGGCGGGCGGGTGGTGCTGGTGCTGGAAGGGGGATATGACCTGCGGAACCTTGCCCGTTCTGTCCGGGCCGTACTGAGGGAGTTGACGGACGAAACCCGTGCCGGCGAGGACGAACTGGATCGCCTGGAGGCCGATGCCGTCATGTGGAGAGGTTCCGTCCTGAACAAGGCCATGGAGCGTCTGGCCCCCTACTGGCCTGTTTTTTAA
- the gatC gene encoding Asp-tRNA(Asn)/Glu-tRNA(Gln) amidotransferase subunit GatC, with product MKITKEEVAYVAHLARLEFDGEEMEKFTSQLNDILLYMEKLNEADTAGVEPMTHAIAQKNAFREDRVLSSLPIVEALSNAPDPKGEFFRVPKVIE from the coding sequence TTGAAGATCACGAAAGAGGAAGTGGCCTACGTGGCCCATCTGGCAAGACTGGAGTTCGACGGGGAGGAGATGGAGAAATTCACCTCCCAGTTGAACGACATCCTGCTTTATATGGAAAAACTGAACGAAGCGGACACGGCCGGTGTGGAGCCGATGACCCATGCCATCGCGCAGAAGAACGCCTTCCGGGAAGACAGGGTTCTTTCTTCGCTTCCCATCGTGGAGGCCCTGTCCAACGCCCCGGACCCCAAGGGGGAGTTCTTCCGTGTCCCCAAGGTCATTGAATGA
- the gatA gene encoding Asp-tRNA(Asn)/Glu-tRNA(Gln) amidotransferase subunit GatA encodes MTVLAEETMELCERTIHELQQIIRDGGASSTDIVASVFGRIDAIEKSVHAYITLLKEDAFREAARADEEIRKGDIRPLTGIPIALKDIYCTRGIPTTCGSRILQNFVAPYDATIVEKLREAGAVFTGKTNMDEFAMGSSTETSWFGVTKNPWDLDRIPGGSSGGSAAAVAADMCIASLGSDTGGSIRQPAALCGVVGLKPTYGRVSRFGLVAFASSLDQIGPFTKDVEDCAIMLNAIAGYDPRESTSVPEDVPDYRQFLGRDIRGWKVGIPKEYFIEGIDPEVESLVRQAVRVVEGLGAEIVPVSLPHTGYCLAVYYIIAPAEASSNLARYDGVKYGYRNLDGRDLLEMYKKTRSQGFGAEVKRRIMIGTYVLSAGYYDAYYKKASQVRALIRRDFDEAFRSCDVILTPTTPTPAFRIGEKTDDPLQMYLSDVFTISTNLAGIPGISVPCGYTTTGLPVGVQFLAGHFQEAKLLQFASAYEAGADFQKRRPNL; translated from the coding sequence ATGACGGTTCTGGCAGAGGAAACCATGGAGCTATGTGAACGGACCATCCACGAACTGCAGCAGATCATCCGCGACGGCGGGGCGTCCTCCACGGACATCGTTGCATCCGTCTTTGGGAGGATCGATGCCATTGAAAAAAGTGTCCACGCCTACATCACGCTTCTCAAGGAAGATGCCTTCCGGGAGGCGGCCCGGGCGGACGAGGAAATCCGAAAAGGCGATATCCGGCCCCTGACGGGCATACCCATTGCCCTGAAGGACATTTACTGCACCCGGGGCATCCCGACCACCTGCGGGTCCCGGATCCTCCAGAACTTCGTCGCGCCCTACGATGCCACGATCGTGGAGAAACTGCGGGAGGCGGGGGCGGTCTTTACGGGAAAGACCAACATGGACGAGTTCGCCATGGGATCCTCGACGGAGACGTCCTGGTTCGGGGTGACGAAGAACCCCTGGGACCTCGACCGCATCCCCGGCGGGTCCAGCGGCGGCTCTGCTGCGGCGGTGGCCGCCGACATGTGCATTGCCTCCCTGGGGTCCGACACGGGCGGTTCCATCCGCCAGCCGGCGGCCCTCTGCGGTGTGGTGGGGCTGAAGCCCACCTACGGCCGCGTCTCCCGGTTCGGGCTGGTGGCCTTCGCCTCGTCCCTCGACCAGATCGGTCCCTTTACCAAGGACGTGGAGGACTGTGCCATCATGCTGAATGCCATCGCCGGCTACGATCCCCGGGAATCGACGTCGGTCCCGGAGGACGTGCCCGACTACCGGCAGTTCCTCGGAAGGGACATCCGGGGCTGGAAGGTGGGCATCCCGAAAGAGTACTTCATCGAGGGCATCGATCCGGAGGTCGAGAGCCTGGTGCGGCAGGCCGTCAGGGTCGTGGAAGGACTCGGCGCCGAGATCGTGCCGGTCTCCCTGCCCCACACCGGGTACTGCCTTGCGGTCTATTACATCATCGCCCCCGCGGAGGCTTCCTCCAATCTGGCCCGCTATGACGGCGTCAAGTACGGCTATCGGAACCTGGACGGGCGCGATCTCCTGGAGATGTACAAGAAGACCCGTTCCCAGGGGTTCGGCGCGGAGGTCAAGCGCCGCATCATGATCGGCACCTACGTGCTGTCGGCGGGATATTACGACGCCTACTACAAGAAGGCCTCCCAGGTACGGGCCCTCATCCGGAGGGATTTCGACGAGGCCTTCCGATCCTGCGACGTGATCCTCACCCCCACGACTCCCACGCCGGCCTTCCGGATCGGCGAAAAAACCGACGATCCACTCCAGATGTACCTGTCGGACGTCTTCACCATCTCGACGAACCTGGCTGGAATTCCCGGGATCTCCGTTCCCTGCGGGTACACGACGACGGGTCTTCCCGTCGGTGTCCAGTTCCTGGCAGGCCATTTCCAGGAGGCAAAACTCCTCCAGTTCGCCTCGGCCTACGAGGCGGGCGCCGATTTTCAGAAAAGGAGACCGAATCTCTGA
- the gatB gene encoding Asp-tRNA(Asn)/Glu-tRNA(Gln) amidotransferase subunit GatB, whose amino-acid sequence MEYEPVIGLEVHAQMLTYTKIFCGCSTTFGESPNSETCPVCQGMPGVLPVLNKKVVEFAMKMSLATSCRINPECVFARKNYFYPDLPKGYQISQYALPLAEFGFVDIELDGGKKRIGITRIHMEEDAGKLIHDEHNPSSYVDLNRTGVPLIEIVSEPDMRSAEEAAAYLRRLHEILVYLEVCDGNMEQGSFRCDANVSLRPRGTEAFGTRAELKNMNSFRNVQRALEYEIKRQQYVLESGGQVVQETRLWDDTQGVTHSMRGKEEAHDYRYFPDPDLVPIAVSDAWIEEIRGTLPELPLEKRERFAREYGIPAYDAGVLTASRALADYYEAVVRLSGKPKAASNWVMGDILRFLNEDRRGIRDCPITPESLAEMIALIEDGTISGKMAKEVVEEMYRSGKPPRTVIEEKGLVQITDESALVSTIESVMAANPAQLEQFRSGKDKVFGFFVGQVMKATQGKANPQLVNDLLKKMLPGA is encoded by the coding sequence ATGGAATACGAACCCGTCATCGGGCTGGAAGTCCACGCCCAGATGCTGACCTACACGAAGATCTTCTGCGGCTGCTCCACCACCTTCGGGGAGAGCCCCAACAGTGAGACTTGCCCGGTCTGCCAGGGCATGCCGGGGGTCCTGCCGGTCCTGAACAAAAAGGTGGTCGAGTTCGCCATGAAGATGAGCCTGGCCACATCCTGCCGCATCAATCCCGAATGCGTCTTCGCCAGGAAGAACTATTTCTATCCGGACCTCCCGAAAGGGTACCAGATCTCCCAGTACGCCCTCCCGCTGGCTGAGTTCGGGTTTGTGGACATCGAGCTCGACGGCGGGAAAAAGCGAATCGGCATCACCCGAATCCACATGGAGGAGGACGCGGGGAAACTGATTCACGACGAGCACAACCCCTCGAGCTACGTGGACCTGAACCGGACCGGCGTGCCCCTGATCGAGATCGTCAGCGAACCGGACATGCGGAGCGCCGAGGAGGCCGCGGCCTACCTGCGCCGCCTCCACGAGATCCTGGTCTACCTGGAGGTCTGCGACGGCAACATGGAGCAGGGGAGCTTCCGCTGCGACGCCAACGTGTCGCTGCGTCCCCGCGGGACGGAGGCCTTCGGCACCCGGGCCGAGCTGAAGAACATGAACTCCTTCCGGAATGTCCAGCGAGCCCTGGAATACGAAATCAAGCGCCAGCAGTACGTCCTCGAGAGCGGCGGCCAGGTCGTGCAGGAGACGCGGCTGTGGGACGACACCCAGGGCGTGACCCACTCCATGCGCGGCAAGGAGGAGGCCCACGACTACCGCTATTTCCCGGATCCCGATCTTGTCCCGATCGCCGTAAGCGACGCCTGGATCGAAGAGATCCGGGGCACTCTCCCGGAACTTCCACTGGAAAAGCGGGAGCGATTCGCCCGGGAATACGGGATCCCGGCCTACGACGCCGGAGTTCTCACGGCCAGCCGGGCGCTGGCGGATTACTACGAGGCGGTTGTCAGGCTCAGCGGCAAGCCGAAGGCGGCCAGCAACTGGGTCATGGGCGACATCCTGCGGTTCCTGAATGAGGACCGGCGCGGCATCCGGGATTGCCCCATCACCCCGGAGTCCCTGGCGGAGATGATTGCCCTGATCGAGGACGGCACCATCAGCGGAAAGATGGCCAAGGAGGTCGTAGAGGAGATGTACCGGAGCGGCAAGCCGCCCCGGACCGTCATCGAGGAGAAGGGGCTGGTCCAGATCACCGACGAGAGCGCCCTGGTCTCGACCATCGAGTCCGTCATGGCGGCCAATCCGGCCCAGCTCGAGCAGTTCCGCTCCGGGAAGGACAAGGTCTTCGGTTTCTTCGTCGGCCAGGTCATGAAGGCGACCCAGGGCAAGGCGAATCCCCAGCTCGTCAACGATCTCCTGAAAAAGATGCTCCCGGGGGCCTGA